TTGATCTCGGAaagattaaatttttttcatctttccaaaatttgctttgttttaaaaagaCCAATTTTATTTCTCCAATTTCTTGGTGAATTATCTCCAAAATGGGAAACTTTGGAATTGACTAAACATCTGGATGGAGACGTGATTTGATGGAATACGAGGGAggtcgttggggggggggggggggtcattctcTTTTCTCTTTTAATGCTCAGCGAGCACCCCCCGTCCCTCCGTCCCTCCGTCCCTCCGTCCTTCCGTCCCTCCGTCCTCCTCCTCACCTCCTCGCAGAGAGCCTCCAGGTGCAGGGCCTCCAGTTTCTGCGTCATCTCCTTCCTCCTGTTGCGGAACCAGCCGTCAAAGTTGGGAGATTTCAGGAAGTGCCTTTCGGATTGGGCGGGAAAACGCACACGAGAGATGATGGAGCGGGGAGCACGGGAAGAACGTTGAGATTTCGGGGGGCTCGCGCGTCGGTACCTGTAGAGTCCGATCCAGTCTCCCTTGAGTCTGGAGGTGAGCTGCGGTCCGGCCTTCTCCAGCGTCCTCATGAAGTCCTGCTGGACAAACGGTCGCAGCAGAGGGGGACTCTTCCACGGGCTGATGGACTTCTGCAGCGGCATCAGGCTGGCCACGTAGCGCTCCTGCGCGCGCCGAAAAACAACCGCAACGCTCACGTACTTGGACCGGATCCTGCCGTTGATTACCGAGGATGGCGGCGCTGTACCAGGGGAATGATGAAGCTCTGCGTCAGCTCCAGGAAGTAGCGCCGCAGAATTGCGTTCTGGGCCGCCGGGGGCCTCTTCTGTTGAACACCCTGATGAGAAAGTGAGAATGAATcgtggccgggggggggggtgatcataCTCGTCGTTAGTTACGCGAGGAAGGCTGCGGCGCGAGACGGGGAGCGTCCGCAAAACGTAAGCAGACTCCAACTCCACAGGTTTCAATTTGCCCGAGGAAATGCTTGCTCTGTGCCTCACCAGGTGCTGCTCTTTTGGTTAGCGATAGACTTCAAATCGGCTGAGCAGTTTCAGCGGGAACAACACACAAGAGCTGACGTGATTgaactttgttctgaatgtcgtaccgactgccggagacaaattcctcgtgccTGGATACGTACTTGGCCACGAAACCCGATTCCGATcaccaatgttaaaaaaaatgagggcgATACagtgtttgcatttattttcaaaaccttGTATGTACACCGTCCGGCCACGCCACATTTTCAGCAGATGCCGCGTCCTTAATTCACCTTCTGGAGCTGCTTGATGATGTCTTCATCTTTGTTGAGATATGGCTTGTATGCCGTGTAAACACCTGcaaccacacacacagcagTGAGTCCGTCACCCAATTCAACCGAAACACGCGCGTATTCCATAACCGATTTAACTGAATAATGATGACCCCAGTCCAGGAACCAAATCATCTaagtccattaaaaaaatacaatgattggAATCGTGAATACGGACGGTTCCGGAACCAACCGGCTCCGGTTCACCGCTCCCCGTCAATTTCTTCaagacgacggcggcggcagACTTACCGGGTTTGGAGTCGAGAGTTTTCAGATTCTTCAGCTTCTTCACTTTCATCTGCTTGGCCATCTCACCTGGTTGGGGGGAAGAAATAAACGTGCATTCCAGTCAAGGAGAATATTAGTCATGcagtaaaatgaaaattcttggcCCGATACACCGAAAGCGGGCAATTACAATGCCAATTATTGACTGCCTGGGCAAGTGTTCAACATTGGCAGTGTACATAACAACACACGGGCTGCAGTTATGGCTTGCGTCATCCCAacaacactccccccccccccccctttttttttttcttttggcccgTGCGTCACTGCGcggttatgattattattattacgtcACCTGCTTGCTTCATGTCGCCAATGCGGATGATGTGAGGCCAGTGCTGCAGAGTCTTAGCGAAGAAAGGGTTGGTCACTCCCAGGATGACGGAGGGTCTGCAGGGAGGTTTCAAATGGCGCCAATCACGACTCAGCAATAACGCCGGTCGGTGCCTTGACTTACGAGTGAATTCGTTCCAGGGGCTGACTCGTAactcaaaatgaaatgaacagaAAGGCCATCCGCTCaagcaagccttttttttttttttttttaattcaaagaaATAGACCAGAATTATAATTGTTACATGCATGGCGGTTTCGTTAGCCCGCCTTTTGCATTTTTCGGGTTAGGGTTACACGGCCGGGCGACGGCTCATTTCTCGGAAATCTTGTCGGTCAAGGCACCAAATAATTGTGTGCGTTTGAAGCATTTGGACTCACGGGGCCTGCGTCCTGGTGGTGTACTCCTTGAACTCGCTGTCGTGGATCGTAAAGTACGGCCGGAAGTCACTGCAGTAGCGCAGAGGCGACACGCAGCTGCACGAAAAGaggtttatttttggggggattttggTTTGACATTTAATATCTGATATCATTTTATTGTCTTATACATTTATCTTCCGTTCCACTTCTCCTCACGCGAGtcacgggagcgccggagcgCAAGAGGCGGAGtgcgccctcaactggtcgccagccagtaaAATCACAGGCCATTTTTTGGTCTAATCATTTTTTGggatcattttgtattttgtgcaatATTACGTATtttctaaaacatttttgtttatatccTTTGATtaacatttgtgtatttttgtctaATGGTTTCTCTATTTTTTGGTATTAGATATATTTATGTAATTTCTTTAAGAATTGTGTACtttcattgacattttttttttttttttttttttaaatgtgaccatccatccattttctgagccacttatcctcactagggtcacgggcatgccggagccaatccctgcCATCATCGGGGAGAAGGCgggttacgccctgaaccggttgccagccaatcgcgggccacACGGAGACGAAGAACCATTCGGACTCTCGATCGCACGGAAGTTAGTtcatttagaatctccaattaacgcgtgtttttgggaactAGTTGCGTCACTGTGCTGCCAGATTTTTCACCACTTTTATTTAAGATAtgtctttttttcatctaatctttttttcccatccttGTGTATTTTCATTGCATACTTTCAAATACTTGAGTACtttcaagaaatatatttttcaaaaatctgtGTATTTTCAACAGATGATTTGTAACCAATGTGTGTAGTTTCCTTGAATACATTATccatctatgtattttttttttttttgtcattttcatccaAACTTTCTCATCGAATAATTTTGATTGTATTTACTCATattggtgtatttttttcctttcctccatttttctatttCTGTCTCCCATCATCCTGCGCAAGTGTGCGTCACTTTTTATCATTTGTTGCACTCCCATTTGACGCGTTTCTTTTCTGGTACTCACGACTTTCCTTCACTTTGCGCGCACTCATTGCGCTCGGACGTTGTCTGAGGAAACGCGGACCGACCCACCTGACCAGCGCCAGCACGGTGTCCGACGACTCGGCGGGAGAGGGCGCCATGACGACGAGCGCCTCGCCGAGCAACACCAACTCCCACAGCATCTGGATGTGGAAGAAGACTGGAAAGAAACACCTGCGTGCAAACgcagagatagagagagagagagaaggggggggagggggcgagagagtgagaaagagagcGTGCGAGAGAGAACAAGAGAgtgcgagagagtgagaaagttagagcaagagagagaggaagagatcaagagagagcgagagagagagagagagagagagagaggagcgtgcgagagagcaagagagagaacaagagagtgtgagagagagtgagaaagaggAGAGCGTgcgagagagcaagagagagagtgagagagagtgagaaagttagagcaagagagagtgagagggagaaagagatcaagagagagcgagagagagagagagagagagtgtgcgAGGGAGCAAgcaagagagcaagagagagaacaagagagcgcgagagagagtgagaaagttagagcaagagagagagcaagagagcgagcgggagagaaagagagtgagaaagttagagcaagagagagagcatgagagcgagcgagagaaagagagagcataagagagagggagagagagtgagaaagtGAGAGCAAGAGAGCAAGCGAGAGAgcgaaagagaaagagagagagcgagcgagagtgAGAAAgttagagcaagagagagattgagaaagacagcgagagagaaagagagagagcgagagagagtgagaaagagagcgtgcgagagagcaagagagagagtgagaaagttagagcaagagagagtgagagggagaaagagatcaagagagagcgagagagagagagagagagagagagagagcgtgcgagagagcaagagagagaacaagagagtgcgagagagagtgagaaagttagagcaagagagagagcaagagagcgagcgggagagaaagagagagagtgagaaagttagagcaagagagagagcatgagagcgagcgagagaaagagagagcataagagagagggagagagagtgagaaagttagagcaagagagagagcaagagagcgagcgggagagaaagagagagagtgagaaagttAGAGCAATAGAGAGAGCatgagagcgagcgagagaaagagagagcataagagagagggagagagagtgagaaagttagagcaagagagagagcaagagagcaagcgagcgagcgaaagagaaagagagagagcgagcgagagagcaagagagagtgagaaagttagagcaagagagcgagagagaaagagagagcgagagagaaagagagagcgagagcaagcgagagagcgagagcaagcgagagagcgagagagatttCTTTCACATTGAGTAACCTCCAAAAGTTTTAcaagaaaatcattttcattggccagaataaagttattttttcatgtgaaaaagcttttgtgaagtcattatttttacgacaacaaaaaaagtctagaatacagtacatttgtttTGCTATGTAACGTGAAGTGAAAATCGTGAGCGAAAAAAACCCTTCTTGTCTTCTAACGTGACGACacagatcaggggtgtcaaactcatttcgtcGCGGGGCGCAGCggagttacggtttccctcagcgGGCCGTTAtaactgaaaccataaaaaatttGAAGCGCCGCATCAAAATTTACacacgaaatttatgaactagtttgggaatcagaagtcaagggtaaagagttttttttccagccatttttcctgtttggcaacaagaaaacatttatatgacaatttgaaattttggtccagattttcacaaaaaatgatggaagttgacacaaatGATtcgcctccgcgggccacacaaaaccTGTGGCGGGATGGATCTGGCCCACGGGGCTCGAGTTGGACACCGGTGATATCGATGGAACAATCTTAGCATATTAGCAATAGTAGGCGTCTTACTCCTAGTAGTCATAGTTGAAGCAGCACGTGTAGTCGTTGTACTAATAGCAGTCATCCTATCCTACGTTTATTTAGGTACGGTTCAATTGTTTTGAAGTACAGCAAAGGTGCAAAATCTCGGgcagtacacttttttttttttttaggtacttGGAGATGAGGTACTTTTTGTTTGAAAGTTTGAAAATCACTCTCATCGTCCTGGAAGTCATTAGTCAGTCATTGTGGTGGTGGTAGCAGTAGCGGTCCTAGTTGTGATCGTAGTAGTGGCGGCGGCGGTCGTTGTGGTCACAACCGTTGCCGTCGGAGTCGGCGCAATCGTCGCTGGAGCAGTCGTCATTGTCCTGTTGCGCCACTTACCTGAAGAGGTCCGCTTCATGAATGGTGGGCAGCACGATGGACACGAGGTTGTCGCTCTGGAAGTTCAAACATCACGATGACCTTCGCCGTCACACGAAATCGTTTCAGGAGCGACTCACTGCGCGCGGGTGTCGTCACCTGAGCCGACTGGACCAGCTGCGACGTTCCGGCTTTGTCGTAACACGCCGGGATGCGCACCTGCAGCGGCGGCCCCAAAGTTTTGCCCTCTCGCACCGACTCACCGAGCCCCGCCCGACGAGGCGCCGCCCCCACTGACCTTGATGACCACGCCCATGATGGGCAGCGTGAGGATCCTCCCCGGATGCGGCGTGGGCCAGCGGTCCACGTCGTTacaagctgccaggcaaaaaccACGCGAATCATGCGGGCGCGTTTCGGTCGCCGGCTAACAGCGCAGCGGCCACGGCGAACGCGGTCAAGCAGCGTAAATGAGCGACTGTGCTGCAcgcaaatggaagaagttgacAACAGAGGCGAGTGGGagtgttttcaaaacaaaatcctcttttttttgttctttgattttgaaattaattgtattttggtttcctttctttttctgtttgaatataaaagtgtggaaagaataaaaaaaaattgtcatggtTTTTACAGTCGCTCCACTTTTTAATTATACCTCTTGTTCTGTACCCTGtttttaatagtattttgatttttttctttgtatgtaaATGCTTTTATTCATATCATCATTTAATTCtatacatttttatgtaattttataatttaatataaatatttaaactataaagCCCATTGTttgtgaaatgcgctatataaatttGATCTGCTATGTGTAATATTTTTACTGATACTTCTGAGTTCTATCTTGTTGTTATAGTTTTCCATTAACGTTTGGGCTCATATTGTTGTAATTCTTCTGCTATTTTTCATCTAATAttattgaatgaataaaaagttgcctatccatccattcattttctgagctgcttatcctcacgagggtcgcgggagcgctggaaccaaccccagctgtcgtcgggcataTATTTCTAATATATGGGTATATCTTTAACATTTTTGGCTCATACCGTTCCCGATATTTATTCtgtttgattaaatatttttgtactttgagccaatatatttgtaattttcttCTGCAGTCCAGTATATTCTTTTAATTGCTGGGGTACTgtgcatgtatttttatttttttaattttgggggtgggggggggggtaatgttTCCGTTTCTTTCAATTTCTGGGGTATTGTTTGGCTCACGTTCCTGaggtgttgttgcttttttttttttttttaaacgtttggGTATTTTTCATCAAATCTTGCTCGTGTCCCCAAAATGTTTGGGGCCTGATAGGTTTGAAACATTGACTAATATTGGTAATATTGTAGTATTTGAAGCATCATTGCTTGATTGCTTTGGCTGTTCGACGTTTTTGATAACCGACGATTCGACTGGGACGAATACGTCGAGGTTGTCGAGGTCACGAAAAGCCGACGAAGaagcaaaatgtcaaaatgaaagcCAAGTGAAGTGAAACCCCGTACCTGCCTCCAGACACGGTTCctgcttctcaaagtactccgGAGCCATGATCTTGAGGAGCGAGTGGAAGAAGGTCACGTATGGCAACTTACTGATGAGGACCAGAGACTGCAGAACCACAACAAGAAGAGTGACCGGAACGACGTGGCTGATATCTAAGATATCTCGTGCGTATCAATAATCTTTTCAATCACCTTCTGGAAGTAGCCTCTTTTCAGAGACTTGTCCCGCACTTGCCGAAAATACACGTAGCCGTAATAATGGCCCTGCTCCCTCTGTGAACGCACACACAACATTTAAAAGGCACCTATTGTCAAAAATGGACTTTTTATCGTTCGTGTACACAAATTGGTGTCTCCGTAGTACCCATCCAGTGTGAAATGAAACACGGGACTGTAACTCTTCTACGATTTGACTATTTATGAAAACGTGGGCCGCATGgtgccttggcctcacagttctgaagaccggtgTTCGAATCCCGGATTCCAAAAAcacgtcggtgtgattgtgagtgcgaccgttgtctgtctccttgtgccctgcgactggccggcaaccagttcagggtgtgccccgcccgcctcctgcccgttgacagctgggttcagaagatggatggaaatgtgtgtgaaccatccatccatcaaatcTATCTAGGCATCGCTTGAGGTCTATATCTACGTCCTTAGCTCTGATTGTCGAGCTTTTTTCACCCGTTCCCGTCTAAAACCCCCTCCAGCTTTTCAATATAGGCGATAATTACGCTGCAGACTTGTCTTCTGAATCATCTAAGAACAGGTA
This portion of the Syngnathoides biaculeatus isolate LvHL_M chromosome 10, ASM1980259v1, whole genome shotgun sequence genome encodes:
- the dennd6aa gene encoding DENN/MADD domain containing 6Aa, with the protein product MALQGPEELGQPVEESEDLDDQDASSISPAEEITLPAGPGSDDDADEDDEDDDEPAGTTVLLPWDRFSAWLHCICVVGFDLELGQAVEVIYPHHSKLSEKEKTSICYLSFPDSNSGCLGDTQFCFRFRQGSNRKSSLGHFLESSDRDAPPCLKREQGHYYGYVYFRQVRDKSLKRGYFQKSLVLISKLPYVTFFHSLLKIMAPEYFEKQEPCLEAACNDVDRWPTPHPGRILTLPIMGVVIKVRIPACYDKAGTSQLVQSAQSDNLVSIVLPTIHEADLFRCFFPVFFHIQMLWELVLLGEALVVMAPSPAESSDTVLALVSCVSPLRYCSDFRPYFTIHDSEFKEYTTRTQAPPSVILGVTNPFFAKTLQHWPHIIRIGDMKQAGEMAKQMKVKKLKNLKTLDSKPGVYTAYKPYLNKDEDIIKQLQKGVQQKRPPAAQNAILRRYFLELTQSFIIPLERYVASLMPLQKSISPWKSPPLLRPFVQQDFMRTLEKAGPQLTSRLKGDWIGLYRHFLKSPNFDGWFRNRRKEMTQKLEALHLEALCEEDLLQRVQNHSEVETVDLVLKLKEKLTQAEREHLPVRGGTLAKLRAHIDGVILALPEDLQGILHKPATP